A single genomic interval of Macadamia integrifolia cultivar HAES 741 chromosome 6, SCU_Mint_v3, whole genome shotgun sequence harbors:
- the LOC122081343 gene encoding probable dynein light chain: protein MLEGKAMVEDTDMPEKMQIQAMTSASRALDLYDVVDCKSIAAHLKKEFDRIYGPGWQCVVGSNFGCFFTHSEGSFIYFALETLNFLIFKAASVPSLPLSPEY, encoded by the exons ATGTTAGAAGGCAAAGCTATGGTAGAGGACACAGACATGCCAGAGAAGATGCAGATCCAAGCCATGACTTCTGCTTCTCGAGCTCTTGATCTCTACGATGTAGTTGACTGCAAATCCATCGCTGCCCACCTCAAAAAG GAATTCGACAGGATATATGGACCTGGATGGCAATGCGTTGTGGGTTCCAACTTCGGTTGTTTCTTCACTCATTCTGAAGGGTCTTTCATCTATTTTGCATTAGAGACccttaattttcttatttttaaagcTGCCTCtgttccttctcttcctctttccccTGAATACTAA
- the LOC122082675 gene encoding glyoxylate/hydroxypyruvate/pyruvate reductase 2KGR-like, translating into MESFGVVMMWPSSSYLVEELNKRFKLFRCWKVPNKEEFLRENSNSISALVGCPVANADSETIDMLPKLEIVASHSVGLDSIDLVKCKEKGIRVTNTPDVLTEDVADLAIGLIIATLRKICVSDRYVRSGLWTKGDYKLTTKFSGKSVGILGMGRIGSAVAKRAEAFGCPISYCSRSEKPNLKYKYYQSVLELAKNCQILVIVCPLTKETYHIINREVIEAVGPKGIIVNIGRGPHIDEPELVSALVEGRLGGAGLDVFENEPYIPEQLFGLDNVVVLPHVGTGTWETRKDMADLVIGNLEAYFLKKPLLSPVV; encoded by the exons ATGGAAAGCTTTGGTGTCGTCATGATGTGGCCCTCTTCGTCCTACCTGGTGGAAGAGCTCAACAAGAGATTCAAGCTTTTCAGATGCTGGAAAGTCCCTAACAAGGAGGAGTTTCTCAGAGAAAATTCGAACTCCATTTCAGCTCTAGTTGGCTGCCCCGTAGCTAATGCTGACTCGGAGACGATCGATATGTTGCCGAAATTGGAGATCGTTGCCAGTCACAGTGTTGGCTTGGATAGCATCGATTTGGTCAAGTGCAAGGAGAAGGGTATTAGGGTTACCAACACTCCTGATGTGCTCACTGAAGACGTCGCTGATTTAGCGATTGGATTGATCATAGCCACGTTGAGGAAGATTTGCGTGTCTGATCGTTATGTAAGGAGCGGGTTGTGGACCAAAGGGGATTACAAATTAACCACTAAG ttCAGTGGAAAATCAGTTGGCATTTTGGGGATGGGAAGGATTGGTTCTGCAGTTGCAAAAAGAGCTGAAGCATTTGGCTGCCCGATCAGTTACTGCTCCAGATCagagaaaccaaatttgaaGTACAAGTACTATCAGAGTGTTTTGGAACTGGCAAAGAACTGTCAAATACTTGTGATTGTTTGCCCTTTGACAAAAGAAACATACCATATAATCAACCGTGAAGTGATTGAAGCTGTGGGTCCGAAAGGCATTATCGTGAACATCGGTCGTGGCCCTCACATTGATGAACCAGAGCTTGTATCTGCACTGGTCGAAGGCCGGCTGGGTGGGGCTGGGCTCGATGTATTCGAAAATGAGCCTTACATACCCGAGCAATTGTTTGGACTCGACAATGTGGTGGTCTTGCCTCATGTGGGAACTGGAACATGGGAAACCCGCAAGGATATGGCAGATCTTGTGATTGGAAACTTGGAAGCCTACTTTCTGAAGAAGCCGCTGTTATCCCCTGTGGTTTGA